From one Nematostella vectensis chromosome 7, jaNemVect1.1, whole genome shotgun sequence genomic stretch:
- the LOC5509738 gene encoding calcium/calmodulin-dependent protein kinase type II subunit gamma isoform X2, translating into MFEMMKGHEEDEPDFCIQDLLGEGSFAKVYKCIERKTQAPFALKEFDTKNEEYDEGTVQTEIKIWKDLQHDRIVRLYASFRTGKYLYFVMDFLAGGNLLEDMLGRQKYSEKEAASLLRQILEALQYLHSRKIVHRDVKPDNILLSGKLTGAKRPVIAKIGDFGFAVKLPRDRDVICCQPKGAPMYLAPETILEDPIGCPVDSWSCGILLHTLIVGYPPFWNEDNEKMLLAAVRGQFSLTSPCWNGVSQLCKNLIKNLLTVNSSQRITPMNALKHPWIFKMALALPVPPRKENKFLSQQSLTTGLKSTLLKMHSSLNMQSLGVSRLKGRFFPLHHSAQNLTALSGSL; encoded by the exons ATGTTTGAAATGATGAAGGGCCATGAAGAAGATGAGCCGGACTTTTGCATTCAGGATCTCCTAGGGGAAGGCTCATTCGCCAAGGTCTACAAATGCATCGAGAGGAAGACTCAAGCACCATTTGCGCTGAAGGAATTTGACACCAAAAACGAGGAATATGACGAGGGTACAGTACAAACGGAGATCAAGATTTGGAAAGACCTCCAACATGACAGGATAGTTCGGCTGTACGCGAGCTTCCGTACCGGCAAATACCTCTACTTTGTAATGGATTTCCTGGCAGGGGGTAATCTGCTGGAGGATATGCTGGGCAGGCAGAAGTACAGTGAGAAAGAAGCTGCAAGCTTGCTGCGCCAG ATACTCGAGGCCTTACAGTATCTGCATTCGCGAAAGATTGTCCACCGTGACGTCAAACCAGACAATATACTGCTCAGCGGTAAACTCACTGGAGCGAAGCGCCCCGTCATCGCTAAAATCGGCGACTTCGGATTCGCTGTCAAGTTACCACGTGACCGTGACGTCATATGCTGTCAGCCAAAAGGCGCGCCAATGTACCTTGCACCGGAAACGATACTGGAGGATCCAATTGGGTGCCCTGTGGATTCATGGTCTTGTGGCATTTTGCTGCATACTTTGATCGTCGGTTATCCGCCTTTTTGGAATGAAGACAATGAGAAGATGCTTCTCGCTGCTGTACGAGGGCAGTTCTCTCTCACAAGCCCCTGCTGGAATGGCGTATCACAGCTCTGTAAAAATCTCATCAAGAACTTACTAACTGTCAATTCTTCACAGAGAATTACGCCAATGAATGCTCTCAAACACCCCTggattttcaaaatggcgttAGCTTTGCCGGTGCCGCCGAGGAAAGAGAACAAGTTTCTTTCACAGCAGTCATTGACCACGGGTCTAAAGAGCACGCTGTTGAAAATGCACTCCAGCCTGAACATGCAATCCTTAGGGGTCAGCAGATTGAAGGGCCGGTTCTTTCCTTTACACCATTCCGCGCAGAACTTGACAGCTTTAAGTGGAAGCCTATGA
- the LOC5509738 gene encoding calcium/calmodulin-dependent protein kinase type II subunit gamma isoform X1: protein MPMREESEKYREITARRLTRLVMFEMMKGHEEDEPDFCIQDLLGEGSFAKVYKCIERKTQAPFALKEFDTKNEEYDEGTVQTEIKIWKDLQHDRIVRLYASFRTGKYLYFVMDFLAGGNLLEDMLGRQKYSEKEAASLLRQILEALQYLHSRKIVHRDVKPDNILLSGKLTGAKRPVIAKIGDFGFAVKLPRDRDVICCQPKGAPMYLAPETILEDPIGCPVDSWSCGILLHTLIVGYPPFWNEDNEKMLLAAVRGQFSLTSPCWNGVSQLCKNLIKNLLTVNSSQRITPMNALKHPWIFKMALALPVPPRKENKFLSQQSLTTGLKSTLLKMHSSLNMQSLGVSRLKGRFFPLHHSAQNLTALSGSL, encoded by the exons CTTACTCGTCTCGTGATGTTTGAAATGATGAAGGGCCATGAAGAAGATGAGCCGGACTTTTGCATTCAGGATCTCCTAGGGGAAGGCTCATTCGCCAAGGTCTACAAATGCATCGAGAGGAAGACTCAAGCACCATTTGCGCTGAAGGAATTTGACACCAAAAACGAGGAATATGACGAGGGTACAGTACAAACGGAGATCAAGATTTGGAAAGACCTCCAACATGACAGGATAGTTCGGCTGTACGCGAGCTTCCGTACCGGCAAATACCTCTACTTTGTAATGGATTTCCTGGCAGGGGGTAATCTGCTGGAGGATATGCTGGGCAGGCAGAAGTACAGTGAGAAAGAAGCTGCAAGCTTGCTGCGCCAG ATACTCGAGGCCTTACAGTATCTGCATTCGCGAAAGATTGTCCACCGTGACGTCAAACCAGACAATATACTGCTCAGCGGTAAACTCACTGGAGCGAAGCGCCCCGTCATCGCTAAAATCGGCGACTTCGGATTCGCTGTCAAGTTACCACGTGACCGTGACGTCATATGCTGTCAGCCAAAAGGCGCGCCAATGTACCTTGCACCGGAAACGATACTGGAGGATCCAATTGGGTGCCCTGTGGATTCATGGTCTTGTGGCATTTTGCTGCATACTTTGATCGTCGGTTATCCGCCTTTTTGGAATGAAGACAATGAGAAGATGCTTCTCGCTGCTGTACGAGGGCAGTTCTCTCTCACAAGCCCCTGCTGGAATGGCGTATCACAGCTCTGTAAAAATCTCATCAAGAACTTACTAACTGTCAATTCTTCACAGAGAATTACGCCAATGAATGCTCTCAAACACCCCTggattttcaaaatggcgttAGCTTTGCCGGTGCCGCCGAGGAAAGAGAACAAGTTTCTTTCACAGCAGTCATTGACCACGGGTCTAAAGAGCACGCTGTTGAAAATGCACTCCAGCCTGAACATGCAATCCTTAGGGGTCAGCAGATTGAAGGGCCGGTTCTTTCCTTTACACCATTCCGCGCAGAACTTGACAGCTTTAAGTGGAAGCCTATGA